A section of the Fibrobacter sp. UWP2 genome encodes:
- a CDS encoding dihydroorotase, producing MKRYKDYHLCGAGNMDQVVLKNLKFWNGKSFEKRDQLCIDSQGCIDESGKSSSAKVEFDCKGALVLPALFGLGLDFMEPLRDDVYTFGDGLDAMHRGGFYGGLYESSANPIDDCEKLAAAENRLVRNGVYSNLDIKFLGAFSRAFGTDSLSEMMELAEGVEPDEDSCEGVAGFGDGNAPIPHSRFLRLAMEYGKMTGKRFFFQPMDRTLRKSGCVHEGAYSDMLGMKGIPRIAETIAAYTVLETARFLDVPVHFKQITCGETLDLVRQARKNGLDVTCDVGLYHLLLEDSCLTSLDSAYHIIPPIRSADDREALWKGVEDGTVTAISMNHTPVLLQDTEVNFEDSVPGALSLEVALPAIWGKLSARVGEARAIELLSTAPAKLVGVDASVPKPGFDKALTNLVVFDPAKPHKVVESDFAGHVCNSPLLGTELQGSILGSYIHGVWTEV from the coding sequence ATGAAAAGGTATAAGGATTATCATCTTTGCGGGGCCGGCAACATGGACCAGGTCGTGCTCAAGAACCTGAAGTTCTGGAACGGGAAGTCCTTTGAAAAACGCGACCAGCTTTGCATTGACTCCCAGGGCTGCATTGACGAATCGGGCAAAAGTTCCTCGGCGAAGGTCGAGTTCGATTGCAAAGGCGCCCTGGTGCTGCCCGCCCTCTTTGGGCTGGGGCTCGACTTTATGGAACCGCTTCGCGATGACGTTTACACTTTTGGTGACGGCCTGGATGCCATGCACCGCGGCGGTTTTTATGGTGGACTTTACGAAAGCTCCGCCAACCCGATTGACGATTGCGAAAAGCTTGCCGCTGCCGAGAACCGCCTGGTGCGGAACGGCGTTTATTCGAACCTCGATATCAAGTTCCTGGGTGCCTTTAGCCGTGCGTTCGGTACAGATAGTTTGTCCGAAATGATGGAACTGGCAGAGGGGGTTGAACCCGATGAGGATTCTTGCGAGGGCGTTGCTGGCTTCGGTGACGGAAACGCGCCCATCCCGCACTCCAGGTTCCTCCGGCTTGCCATGGAATATGGCAAAATGACTGGCAAGCGATTCTTTTTCCAGCCCATGGACCGCACGCTTCGCAAGAGCGGCTGCGTTCACGAGGGTGCCTACTCCGACATGCTCGGCATGAAGGGCATCCCGCGCATTGCCGAGACGATTGCCGCCTACACGGTTTTGGAAACGGCGCGTTTTTTGGATGTGCCGGTGCACTTTAAACAAATCACCTGCGGCGAGACGTTGGACTTGGTGCGCCAGGCCCGCAAAAACGGCTTGGATGTCACTTGTGACGTTGGACTGTACCACTTGCTTTTGGAAGACTCCTGCCTTACGTCGCTGGATTCCGCATATCACATCATTCCGCCCATCCGCTCTGCCGATGACCGCGAGGCCTTGTGGAAAGGAGTCGAGGACGGCACGGTCACGGCAATCAGCATGAATCACACGCCGGTGCTCCTTCAGGATACCGAAGTGAACTTTGAGGACTCTGTTCCTGGCGCTCTCTCGCTGGAAGTGGCGCTTCCTGCCATTTGGGGCAAGCTGAGTGCCCGTGTGGGCGAGGCCCGCGCCATAGAACTCTTGTCGACTGCCCCGGCGAAGCTGGTGGGGGTCGATGCGTCGGTCCCGAAGCCCGGGTTCGATAAGGCCTTGACTAACTTGGTTGTGTTCGACCCGGCCAAACCGCACAAGGTGGTCGAGTCCGATTTTGCCGGCCATGTTTGCAACAGCCCGCTTTTGGGGACGGAGCTGCAGGGGTCCATCCTGGGTTCCTATATCCACGGTGTTTGGACCGAGGTGTAA
- a CDS encoding aspartate carbamoyltransferase catalytic subunit has translation MSSLQIKHLFGLQGVSKQDIRMILDNAKQFREILERPVKKVPSLRGLTIVNLFFENSTRTRTSFELAEKRLSADTVNFTSSNSSVKKGETLVDTLRNIESMKIDIVVVRHKGTGVPKFLADNSNAIIVNAGDGAHEHPTQALLDMLTIEEKLGTLEGKNVTIVGDIRHSRVARSNLWGMTTMGAHVTLCGPSTLVPRNTELLQYKELAGSVSWEPDVNKAVRDADVIIALRLQKERMDDALLPSMREYRNFFGITEDVLEHAKEKVIIMHPGPINRGVELDSDIADGSHSVILDQVTNGVAVRMAVLFLLAGGRNNEKV, from the coding sequence GTGAGTTCTTTGCAAATCAAGCACTTGTTCGGCCTGCAGGGAGTCTCCAAGCAAGACATCCGCATGATTCTGGACAATGCCAAGCAGTTTAGAGAAATTCTGGAACGTCCGGTCAAAAAGGTGCCAAGCCTTCGTGGCCTCACGATAGTGAACCTGTTTTTTGAGAATAGCACCCGCACCCGCACGAGTTTTGAACTCGCCGAAAAGCGCCTCTCTGCAGATACGGTGAACTTCACGAGTTCCAACTCCAGCGTGAAGAAGGGCGAAACGCTCGTCGATACGCTCCGTAACATTGAGTCCATGAAAATCGATATCGTGGTGGTCCGCCACAAGGGGACGGGTGTCCCGAAGTTCCTCGCCGACAACAGCAATGCGATTATCGTGAACGCGGGCGACGGTGCGCACGAGCACCCCACGCAGGCGCTCCTTGACATGCTCACCATCGAAGAAAAGCTGGGCACTCTCGAGGGCAAGAACGTGACGATTGTGGGCGACATCCGCCACAGCCGCGTGGCCCGCAGCAACCTCTGGGGCATGACCACCATGGGCGCGCACGTGACGCTCTGCGGTCCTAGCACCCTGGTTCCCCGCAATACGGAACTGTTGCAGTACAAGGAACTTGCGGGGAGCGTTTCTTGGGAACCCGACGTGAACAAGGCGGTCAGGGACGCCGACGTCATTATCGCGCTCCGCCTGCAAAAGGAGCGCATGGATGACGCCCTCCTCCCGTCGATGCGGGAATACCGCAACTTCTTTGGCATTACCGAGGATGTTTTGGAGCATGCCAAGGAAAAGGTCATCATTATGCACCCGGGTCCAATCAACCGAGGAGTGGAACTGGATTCCGATATTGCCGATGGAAGCCATTCCGTCATCTTGGACCAGGTGACAAACGGCGTGGCCGTCCGTATGGCCGTGCTCTTCCTTTTGGCTGGAGGCCGTAACAATGAAAAGGTATAA
- a CDS encoding peptidylprolyl isomerase → MFNQLDKPQAGETIAIMKTNHGTMKLRLFEERVGECATNFIELAKQGKYDGAPFHRIISGFMIQGGDFTRRNGTGGHSAKGPGTTIGDKYDPCLTHMRGALSWAKTAMPNSIGSQFFIVHGDNVHFLDHDQVGPGPADGYSVFGQLYEGFDVLDDIANVKTDRGDRPFEDVIIESVTIEKA, encoded by the coding sequence ATGTTCAATCAGCTGGATAAACCGCAGGCAGGCGAAACCATCGCCATCATGAAAACCAACCACGGCACCATGAAGCTCCGCCTTTTTGAAGAACGCGTGGGCGAATGCGCCACGAACTTCATCGAACTTGCAAAGCAGGGCAAGTACGACGGCGCCCCGTTCCACCGCATCATCAGCGGGTTCATGATCCAGGGCGGCGACTTCACCCGCAGGAACGGCACCGGCGGACACTCCGCCAAGGGCCCCGGCACCACCATCGGCGACAAGTACGACCCGTGCCTCACCCACATGCGCGGCGCCCTCAGCTGGGCAAAGACCGCCATGCCAAACAGCATCGGTAGCCAGTTCTTCATCGTCCACGGCGACAACGTGCACTTTTTGGACCACGACCAGGTGGGCCCCGGCCCGGCTGACGGCTACTCCGTGTTCGGCCAGCTCTACGAAGGCTTCGACGTGCTCGACGATATTGCAAACGTCAAGACCGACCGCGGCGACCGCCCCTTCGAAGACGTGATTATCGAGTCCGTGACCATCGAGAAGGCATAA
- the pyrR gene encoding bifunctional pyr operon transcriptional regulator/uracil phosphoribosyltransferase PyrR: MKDNCKRIQELLSAQAMEFALDEMAAKIAKMHPSAENLIVLGMASRGIPLAKKLSDRLSQKFGKPIEMGSLDATFYRDDFHYRKPSASTEMRFTEMPASVEGKTVILVDDVLYTGRSVRAAMQAILDLGRPAAIRLCVLVDRGHRELPIAPDCVGLTVETAQNQEVRVMIEPIDNENSVYLVEVED; the protein is encoded by the coding sequence ATGAAAGACAACTGCAAACGTATCCAGGAATTGCTTTCCGCGCAGGCCATGGAATTCGCTCTCGACGAAATGGCTGCGAAAATCGCAAAGATGCACCCTTCCGCCGAGAACCTGATTGTCCTCGGCATGGCAAGCCGCGGGATTCCGCTGGCAAAGAAACTGAGCGACAGGCTCTCGCAAAAATTCGGCAAGCCCATCGAGATGGGCAGCCTCGACGCGACATTCTACCGCGACGACTTCCACTACCGCAAGCCCAGCGCCTCTACCGAGATGCGCTTTACCGAGATGCCCGCCTCCGTGGAAGGCAAAACGGTAATCCTTGTGGACGACGTGCTCTACACGGGCCGCTCGGTTCGTGCCGCGATGCAGGCAATCCTCGACCTCGGCCGCCCCGCCGCCATACGCCTCTGCGTGCTGGTGGACCGCGGGCACCGCGAACTCCCCATTGCCCCGGACTGCGTGGGCCTCACGGTGGAGACTGCGCAGAACCAGGAAGTGCGCGTGATGATAGAACCTATCGACAATGAAAATTCAGTTTATTTAGTGGAAGTGGAGGACTAA